A genomic region of Papaver somniferum cultivar HN1 chromosome 7, ASM357369v1, whole genome shotgun sequence contains the following coding sequences:
- the LOC113294392 gene encoding S-norcoclaurine synthase 2-like, protein MEVHGAAEDIWAVYISPNFPKLIDELLPDVFERIDYVKGTGGVGTIIQVVYSPGIVPRMLKEQFATIEDHRRLKEVQQNEGGHIAMGVKFHMISFKIIKKGSDSCIIRSKIEYIVPDDLVAKISPLINVESLVGMARAITKYVLDNKRS, encoded by the exons ATGGAAGTTCATGGGGCCGCTGAAGATATATGGGCAGTCTACATCTCCCCAAATTTTCCTAAGCTCATTGATGAGTTACTTCCAGATGTATTCGAAAGAATCGATTATGTTAAAGGAACTGGTGGTGTTGGTACCATTATTCAAGTCGTATATTCTCCTG GCATTGTCCCGAGGATGTTGAAGGAGCAATTTGCAACTATCGAGGACCATAGGCGTTTGAAAGAAGTACAACAGAATGAAGGAGGACACATAGCCATGGGTGTAAAATTTCACATGATCAGTTTCAAAATCATAAAGAAAGGTTCTGATTCATGCATTATCAGATCAAAAATTGAATACATAGTTCCTGATGATCTTGTTGCAAAAATTTCCCCACTCATCAATGTTGAAAGCCTAGTTGGTATGGCTCGTGCGATCACAAAATATGTTCTTGATAATAAGAGAAGTTAA